In Solanum stenotomum isolate F172 chromosome 6, ASM1918654v1, whole genome shotgun sequence, one DNA window encodes the following:
- the LOC125866990 gene encoding protein-tyrosine-phosphatase MKP1 — MPGKEDASAGGADGSQEQCQLANGRRMYWRSASWSSSRTSLPPLNPDMEKDGLDANGSNSSHGRRPLTPRSQHSFKARSCLPPLQPLAIARRSLDEWPRAGSDDIGEWPLPATPSGRDSHSNSERLKLDLSNIHKNPEANGGLVRREKIAFFDKECSKVAEHIYLGGDAVARDKDILKQNGITHVLNCVGFVCPEYFKSDFIYRTLWLQDSPSEDITSILYDVFDYFEDVREQHGKIFVHCCQGVSRSTSLVIAYRMWREGQSFDDAFEYVKAARGIADPNMGFACQLLQCQKRVHASPLSPSSLLRLYRVAPHSPYDPLHLVPKMLNDPSPSALDSRGAFIIHIPSSIYVWIGKKCEAIMERDARGAVCQIVRYEKVQGPVITVMEGEEPLYFWDAFSNFLPLMDKLKNGGDVVESSSKVCPGERKVDNYDVDFEIFQKATSGGFVPPFASCETEHETHLPVRESSWSMLRRKFVSGNMRDFVFSTKSGISRVYPDSMFITRDNCATKQLHSSSMLSSSSLCSPSPTTISLSSTSSSSSASSPYLSPDSISSDSSINSKCLSDSPVVSPSVISCADLTSSTPSDSSVSVLPSKISPQSISKTSKYIDVTFTSQTSSQTAPPLSKKFPLSIAERRGSLSKGLKLPLLTDDFESKAGHLKSVANDQGDIGISEVTNESFNEAATAAEILHSPQEIIECKMDELHSSLDILGIGIPSDKEPAVFSGFHEYLEKIPCNERSTAVLNGVVDTGGASCNLVEHVVYRWPSLEKLAICSIDDLDSKGAYIFIIPTSGSGKDAGRAVYVWVGRSFICEISKIRKVSCKGLGDPGEIDWKQAATDVLHRMVLPNDTNIEVVKEDEEPAELLTFLSSPVKLTCSRTHQEFQ, encoded by the exons ATGCCGGGAAAGGAAGATGCGTCAGCTGGTGGAGCTGATGGTTCTCAGGAACAATGTCAACTTGCAAATGGTCGGAGAATGTACTGGCGGTCAGCATCTTGGTCGTCTTCGAGGACTTCACTGCCTCCGCTTAACCCAGATATGGAAAAAGATGGCTTGGACGCAAATGGAAGTAATAGTTCTCACGGTCGGAGGCCTTTAACTCCTAGGTCGCAACATAGTTTCAAGGCTAGGTCGTGTCTGCCACCGTTGCAGCCATTAGCAATTGCTCGTAGAAGTTTAGATGAGTGGCCGAGAGCAGGATCTGATGATATTGGAGAGTGGCCACTTCCTGCCACCCCCAGTGGGAGGGATTCACACAGCAACAGTGAGAGGCTTAAGCTGGATTTGTCAAACATACATAAAAATCCAGAGGCTAATGGTGGGCTTgtgagaagagaaaaaattgcTTTCTTCGATAAAGAGTGTTCAAAGGTGGCTGAACACATTTATCTTGGTGGGGATGCAGTGGCAAGAGATAAGGATATACTAAAACAAAATGGGATTACCCATGTTCTTAACTGTGTGGGGTTTGTATGCCCTGAGTATTTCAAGTCTGATTTCATATACCGGACTTTGTGGTTGCAGGATAGCCCGTCAGAAGATATTACTAGTATTCTCTATGATGTTTTTGACTACTTTGAAGATGTCAGGGAGCAACATGGAAAGATTTTTGTTCATTGCTGCCAAGGGGTCTCTCGGTCAACCTCGTTGGTTATTGCTTATCGTATGTGGAGAGAAGGACAAAGTTTTGATGACGCCTTTGAGTATGTAAAGGCAGCAAGGGGTATTGCGGATCCAAATATGGGTTTTGCTTGTCAGTTGTTACAATGCCAAAAAAGGGTTCATGCTTCTCCTTTGAGCCCAAGTTCATTATTAAGGTTGTACAGAGTCGCACCTCATTCACCATACGATCCTTTGCATCTCGTCCCAAAAATGTTAAATGATCCCTCACCGTCAGCATTAGATTCTAGAGGTGCGTTTATTATACATATACCTTCTTCAATATATGTTTGGATTGGTAAGAAATGTGAAGCAATCATGGAGAGAGATGCCAGAGGGGCTGTTTGCCAGATTGTTCGTTATGAGAAAGTTCAGGGCCCTGTCATAACAGTCATGGAAGGTGAGGAACCTCTGTACTTCTGGGACGCTTTCTCCAATTTCCTGCCATTGATGGACAAATTAAAGAATGGAGGGGATGTTGTTGAGTCATCAAGTAAGGTTTGTCCAGGGGAAAGAAAGGTGGATAATTACGATGTTGACTTTGAGATTTTCCAAAAAGCTACTTCAGGTGGCTTTGTTCCTCCTTTTGCGTCGTGTGAGACTGAACATGAAACCCACCTTCCAGTTAGAGAAAGTTCTTGGAGCATGCTAAGGCGAAAATTTGTATCAGGGAATATGAGGGATTTTGTCTTTTCAACAAAGTCAGGTATCTCTAGAGTCTATCCTGATTCTATGTTTATAACGAGAGACAATTGTGCAACTAAACAACTACATTCTTCTTCTATGTTGTCTTCATCGTCTTTGTGTTCACCATCACCAACTACAATATCCTTATCTTcaacatcttcttcatcatcagcCTCATCTCCTTATCTCTCTCCAGACTCCATCTCGTCTGATTCAAGCATCAATTCAAAATGTCTTTCTGATTCTCCAGTAGTGTCACCTTCAGTTATCTCTTGTGCAGATTTAACTTCTTCAACTCCATCTGACTCCAGTGTGTCTGTTCTCCCTTCCAAGATTTCTCCACAGTCCATATCTAAAACTTCAAAGTATATTGATGTCACCTTCACTTCCCAGACTTCTTCACAAACAGCTCCTCCGCTGTCTAAAAAGTTTCCCCTCTCTATTGCGGAGCGGAGAGGTAGTTTGTCGAAGGGTCTCAAGCTGCCATTGCTGACTGATgattttgagagtaaagcagGTCATTTGAAGAGTGTTGCCAATGACCAAGGTGACATTGGCATATCAGAAGTGACAAATGAATCTTTTAATGAAGCAGCGACTGCAGCCGAGATTTTACATTCCCCACAAGAGATAATTGAGTGTAAAATGGATGAATTGCATAGTTCTTTGGATATTTTAGGCATTGGTATTCCATCTGATAAAGAACCTGCTGTTTTTAGTGGCTTTCATGAGTATTTGGAGAAAATACCATGCAATGAAAGGAGCACGGCTGTGTTAAATGGTGTTGTGGATACTGGTGGAGCATCTTGTAACCTAGTGGAACATGTTGTATATCGTTGGCCCAGCTTGGAGAAACTTGCTATTTGTAGCATTGATGATTTGGATTCTAAAGGTgcatatattttcattattcCAACTTCAGGTTCTGGAAAAGATGCAGGTAGAGCTGTGTATGTTTGGGTAGGAAGGTCTTTTATTTGTGAGATTAGCAAGATTCGGAAGGTAAGCTGCAAAGGGCTTGGTGATCCAGGGGAGATTGACTGGAAACAGGCTGCTACAGATGTTCTTCATCGAATGGTTCTGCCAAATGATACCAATATTGAG GTTgtgaaagaagatgaagaaccTGCTGAGCTCCTAACATTTTTGAGTTCCCCAGTTAAGCTAACATGTTCAAGGACACATCAGGAATTCCAGTAG